A genome region from Sebastes umbrosus isolate fSebUmb1 chromosome 22, fSebUmb1.pri, whole genome shotgun sequence includes the following:
- the LOC119481821 gene encoding FH2 domain-containing protein 1-like, whose protein sequence is MHVMGSVSPANERDGFCLQVEDVAVAVSASPPRPPSGFSDVEGEQKRPPPAPPPPPPPPPPPPPPPPPPPPPPPLLPLLPALGDPVEGLRKKRRVRSFFWKKIPEDQVKGRANLWTQGRVEQQYQIDVQTIEDLFSQNDRQSNATPTRGEKTRGSFRDAKEEVSILDSKRVMNIGIFLKQFKRPNQTIVDDIRHGNSEPYGAEPLKELLKLLPETEEAKKLKAYHGDVSKLSLADSFVHLLIQLPSYSVRIESMLLKEEFPGACEVIHRDIQILRSAAKELMCCEELHAVLHLVLQAGNILNAGGYAGNAVGFKLSSLLSLADTKANKPGMNLLHFVALEAQKKDTKLLEFPLKLNHVQPSARISLETLDAELQWQTTRTRSVEENVQRDTELLQQLDSFLQSATSSLLSLRDSRQQLKKEGSELIDFFCEDRETFRLDDCFSIFNTFCSKFTAAVKENKEREVKEAARRRRIQELEEQKRHSWAGAEEVDGAVRLRSGSVTDMSRHDDTRLLAELLSPKFIQHNGHNSLGRSGSSRRSRRTPSTSPVFVADRELNSFLATASPDHKAARTAFPRLSPTTRPQSPRVAQNQQTPSSPPSNHTTATYLSDDATQTPVNAISPTDKVQTTSDSNQQSDRNNKDRPATPSERQSGSRGELARTNKADPDFRGRTASSDEASERNTSSTGNMSVVLEKRTLVPELKVFDKVAALTNKAPHAGRHKHQDDERTNSQIETSSQEEDKVVVWCVTGVCEAADELTHADNAQTEQHQRRSDNQGGSQQASSSTANRTPSEPQPANQKPVPKPISSQPVPVSRGDDPSRPASSPRWRPADGSTKEKRKSVDRSRTTSSRTTNQNAEAASSTNGTADSSKSSTKNLPTSRTRSASMILAAANKNKPVRTLTDSENQSMRRVVPISRTSKRPEKPPAAAPTGPPAANLIRRGERPSTAPSSRRSSLPKMPDPKDSKDQKEKKQERKPSIRKPVAKPKPPPEERMCRSTLRALAQAGAGAGGGGGGGSVSAPVTPLHKPASSSSFPSFARSTASSSFRRTNTTLAPPAPSPHADALKSSSKTSSSSSSVAPSSPLTRTGSLRSTATSTPSSSSPLRRSQTIKAPPRSPLHDPLVPLKGHRRSDSGTFSDKSTHSKDSGKSSRPGWR, encoded by the exons ATGCACGTGATGGGCAGCGTCTCGCCGGCCAATGAGAGGGACGGTTTCTGCCTCCAGGTGGAGGACGTGGCCGTCGCCGTGTCGGcgtctcctcctcgtcctccgtCGGGGTTTTCTGATGTCGAGGGCGAGCAGAAGAGACCGCctcccgctcctcctcctcctccgcccccacctcccccacctccaccccctcctcctccgccacctcctccacctcctctgctGCCCCTGCTTCCAGCACTAGGAGACCCTGTAGAAGgcctgaggaagaagaggagggtgaggagTTTCTTTTGGAAAAAGATACCAGAAGATCAG GTGAAGGGGCGGGCCAACCTGTGGACTCAGGGCCGAGTGGAGCAGCAGTACCAGATCGACGTCCAGACCATCGAGGACCTGTTCAGTCAGAACGACCGTCAATCAAACGCCACGCCCACCAGGGGAGAGAAGACCAGGGGCTCGTTCAGAGACGCCAAagaggag GTCTCCATTTTAGACTCGAAGCGAGTGATGAACATCGGGATTTTCCTCAAACAGTTCAAGAG gcccAATCAGACGATAGTAGACGATATTCGCCATGGCAACAGTGAGCCTTATGGGGCGGAGCCTCTGAAAgagctgctgaagctgctgccGGAGACCGaggag GCGAAGAAGCTGAAGGCGTACCACGGCGACGTCTCTAAGCTCTCATTGGCCGATTCCTTCGTGCACCTGCTGATTCAGCTCCCCAG TTACTCCGTCCGGATTGAGTCCATGCTGCTGAAAGAGGAGTTTCCTGGAGCGTGTGAGGTCATTCATCGAGACATTCAGATCCTTCGCTCCGCTGCCAAAG AGTTAATGTGTTGTGAGGAGCTCCATGCTGTTCTCCACCTGGTGCTGCAGGCCGGGAACATCCTCAACGCT GGAGGTTATGCAGGAAACGCTGTTGGTTTCAAGCTGTCGTCCCTTCTGTCTCTGGCCGACACCAAGGCCAACAAACCGGGCATGAACCTGCTGCACTTCGTCGCTCTG GAAGCTcagaaaaaagacacaaagctgTTGGAGTTTCCCCTGAAGCTGAATCACGTCCAGCCTTCAGCCAG gaTCTCCTTGGAAACGCTGGACGCTGAACTGCAGTGGCAGACGACTCGTACGCGCTCAGTAGAGGAGAACGTCCAGAGAGACacggagctgctgcagcagctggacagctTCCTGCAG TCGGCCACCTCGTCTCTGCTCTCGCTGCGAGACAGTCGGCAGCAGCTGAAGAAGGAAGGCAGCGAGCTGATCGACTTCTTCTGTGAAGACCGAGAGACGTTCCGACTGGACGACTGCTTCAGCATCTTCAATACCTTCTGCTCCAAGTTCACTGCTGCTGTCAAG GAGAACAAGGAGCGGGAGGTGAAGGAGGCGGCCCGGCGCCGGCGGATACAAGAGCTGGAGGAGCAAAAGAGGCACTCGTGGGCCGGCGCCGAGGAG GTCGATGGAGCGGTCAGGTTACGCAGCGGCAGCGTGACGGACATGTCGAGACACGACGACACCCGGCTGCTGGCGGAGCTCCTGTCCCCGAAGTTCATCCAGCACAACGGCCACAACTCTCTGGGCCGCTCGGGGAGCTCACGGCGCTCCCGGAGAACTCCGTCCACCTCGCCAGTTTTCGTCGCTGACCGCGAACTGAACTCGTTCCTGGCGACGGCGAGCCCTGACCACAAAGCGGCAAGGACAGCTTTTCCAAGACTCTCCCCTACGACTCGACCGCAAAGTCCGAGAGTCGCCCAAAACCAGCAAACGCCCTCCTCGCCTCCGTCCAACCATACAACCGCCACTTACCTCAGCGACGACGCTACCCAGACTCCAGTAAACGCCATCAGTCCCACGGATAAAGTTCAAACTACCTCTGATTCGAACCAGCAATCCGACCGCAACAACAAAGATCGTCCAGCAACGCCTTCGGAGCGTCAGTCTGGTTCGAGGGGGGAACTCGCCAGAACGAACAAAGCTGATCCGGATTTTCGTGGACGGACCGCCAGCAGCGACGAGGCGTCCGAACGCAACACGTCTTCGACAGGAAACATGTCTGTAGTTTTAGAGAAACGCACGTTGGTGCCTGAGCTGAAAGTGTTCGACAAGGTCGCCGCCCTGACCAACAAAGCGCCTCACGCCGGTCGCCACAAACACCAGGACGATGAGCGAACGAACTCACAGATTGAGACTTCCTCGCAGGAAGAGGATAAGGTGGTCGTGTGGTGTGTGACGGGCGTGTGCGAGGCAGCCGACGAGCTCACGCACGCCGACAACGCGCAAACTGAGCAGCATCAGCGTAGGAGCGACAATCAGGGAGGAAGCCAGCAAGCTTCCTCTTCCACAGCCAATCGCACGCCTTCAGAACCTCAGCCGGCCAATCAGAAGCCAGTGCCTAAACCCATCAGCAGCCAACCGGTGCCTGTCTCCCGCGGTGACGACCCGTCGCGTCCCGCCTCTTCGCCCAGGTGGCGCCCAGCAGATGGCTCCACCAAAGAGAAGCGAAAGTCAGTCGACAGGAGCAGAACTACTTCCAGTcggacaaccaatcagaacgcAGAAGCAGCTTCTTCCACGAATGGAACGGCAGATTCGTCCAAATCGTCCACCAAGAACCTCCCTACCTCTAGAACTCGATCCGCTTCGATGATACTCGCCGCCGCCAACAAAAACAAGCCTGTCCGCACCCTCACGGACTCTGAGAACCAGAGCATGAGGCGGGTCGTGCCCATCTCCAGGACCAGCAAGCGTCCCGAGAAGCCTCCCGCCGCAGCACCCACCGGTCCTCCTGCCGCCAACCTCATCAGGCGAGGAGAGAGGCCGTCGACCGCTCCGTCGTCCCGCCGCTCCAGCCTCCCCAAGATGCCGGACCCGAAGGATTCGAAAGACCAGAAGGAGAAGAAGCAGGAAAGGAAGCCGTCGATCCGGAAGCCCGTAGCAAAACCCAAACCGCCGCCGGAGGAGAGGATGTGCCGCTCCACGCTGCGGGCGCTCGCTCAAGCAGGAGcgggagctggaggaggtggaggaggaggcagcgTCAGTGCTCCTGTTACTCCTTTACACAAACCCGCTTCATCGTCATCATTTCCAAGTTTCGCCCGAAGCACCGCCTCGTCTTCTTTCAGACGAACCAACACCACCCTCGCTCCTCCTGCTCCGTCACCCCACGCCGACGCCCTTAAATCCTCCtccaagacttcctcttcctcttcttccgtCGCCCCATCCTCGCCTTTAACCCGGACAGGTTCGCTGAGATCCACCGCCACCTCCAcaccgtcctcctcctccccgctCAGGAGGTCTCAGACCATCAAGGCGCCTCCTCGCTCGCCGCTCCACGACCCGCTGGTTCCCCTTAAAGGCCACCGGCGGAGCGACAGCGGCACCTTCTCCGACAAGTCAACTCACTCCAAAGACTCGGGCAAGTCCAGCAGGCCGGGATGGAGATAA